TGGTGTTAATAAAGTTTTCCCGCAATTCTATGCGGAAGCTTTCAGGAATGACGGGTGCATCATCCCAATCCGCTTCTGATAAATGCAGGTAAGCAATATCACGTGCTTGTAGCTCTTTCGACACCTCTAAGATTGTCGGCACGATGTCTGGGCAATCCATATCTTTAAATGTAATGAAGGGTGCAAGTCGAACACCGATTTTGTCTGCGCCAATCGCATCAATTACGGCGTCAACAACGTCAAGAAGAAATCGAATTCGATTCGTTCGGGTGCCGCCATAATTGTCGGTGCGTTTGTTTGAGTTTGTACGAAGGAATTGGTCGATAAGATAGCCATTACCACCATGAATTTCAACGCCATTGAAACCGGCTTCCACAGCACGTTGTGCAGAGTAGGCAAAGTCTTTAACTACTCGATCTATATCTGCTTTATTCATCTCACGTGGTTGGATACATTCAACCATATTGCCGTTGCCTTCTATATCGGAAATCCAAACCTTTGTCTCTACTGGGGCCAAGGCAGACGGCGCGATAGGTCGTTCTCCTTTTTGAAATGTTGGGTGAGAAACGCGGCCTACATGCCATAGCTGACAGAACATTGCCGCTCCTTGTTCTTGTGCTGCTTTTGTTACCCGTTGCCAACCATTCACTTGGTCATCAGTATAAACGCCAGGTGTAAATGAGTAACCTTGTGAGTCGTCTGAAATTTGAGTCGCTTCAGAAATGATCAACCCTGCGGTAGCACGTTGTTCGTAATATGTGGCCATCATTTCATTTGGAATATTCCCCGGTTGACTAGATCGGGCCCGCGTCATCGGAGCCATCACGACACAGTTTTGTAGGTCCAAGCTCTTTAGGGTTGTGTTCTGGAATAATTTGCTCATGTCGTTCTCTTTTATTGAATAATTAAATACAAATTGTTTCTCATAAACTCACAATTTGTGCTGTTACTTCCTTAATTATTCTTATTATAATCATTCGTTTCATTTTGATAATTGAGTAAAATGTAAAATTATAATTCGATTTAACCGAATAATGGAGGCGAAGGTGGATAAATTTTCTGATATGGAAATGTTCGTGAGTATCGTTAAACATCAAGGGTTAGCGGTTGCTGGACGAGATCTTGGTCTTTCTCCAGCTACAATGACGGCAAGACTTCAGGCGCTCGAAGAACGGTATGGTGTAAAGTTTCTTAATCGGAGCACAAGGCATTTGTCGTTAACGGACGAGGGAGCGCTTTATCATAAGGCGTGCCTAGAAATACTCGATAGTGTCGGTGATGTAGAGAATCTTATACAAAACGGCGTTAATGATGTTAAAGGTCCATTAAAAATAGTTGCGCCGAAGGACATTGGAAAGCAATATATTTTGAAAATATTGTCTGAGTTTTCGGAAAAGTACCCGGAGGTCGTGCCATACCTGTACTTGAGTGACCATATATCAAATATTGCAGAATCTGGTATCGATATTGTGATTCGTTATGGTGAGCTTGATGACAGTAGCCTCATATCCAGAAGGCTATCGCCAAGCCAAAGAGTTCTGTGCGCATCACCAGCCTATCTCACGAAATACGGGACCCCCATAAAACCACAAGATCTGACGGGTCATGACTGTCTAGCTATGGTTCGCAATGGAGAGGAATTGAAGACATGGCACTTCCGGGAGCAAAACGCAAAGGAGTCAATAACAGTGGTTGCGAAGAGATTCTCAGATGATGGTGAGGTTATTAGACAATGGGCATTGGATGGTGCGGGGATAGCACTCAAATCATTATTAGATGTGCAAGATGATATTAACAATCAACGTCTTGTTGTCGTACTCGATGGGTATATGACGAACTTTAACGCATCTACTTTGGCGTCAAGTGCAGACTTGCATGTTGTGTATGTTAGCAAAAAATATCAACCAAAACGGATCAGGCTATTCTTGGATTTTCTTTTTGAAAGATTTAGTGAGTTAGTGTAGTGGTGCGATGGATGTGGCTACAGGTAATGGTATATATCATTGAGTACGCCTTAGCGTGAAGTATTTCTGACTTATTTACATTGCTCTCGCCGAAACGCGGCAGGTGTTATTCCAACGCGTAATTTGAATTG
This portion of the Vibrio sp. VB16 genome encodes:
- a CDS encoding alkene reductase, with the protein product MSKLFQNTTLKSLDLQNCVVMAPMTRARSSQPGNIPNEMMATYYEQRATAGLIISEATQISDDSQGYSFTPGVYTDDQVNGWQRVTKAAQEQGAAMFCQLWHVGRVSHPTFQKGERPIAPSALAPVETKVWISDIEGNGNMVECIQPREMNKADIDRVVKDFAYSAQRAVEAGFNGVEIHGGNGYLIDQFLRTNSNKRTDNYGGTRTNRIRFLLDVVDAVIDAIGADKIGVRLAPFITFKDMDCPDIVPTILEVSKELQARDIAYLHLSEADWDDAPVIPESFRIELRENFINTIIVAGSYTQERADEMLDKGYADLIAFGRPFVSNPDLISRLKNGDELADLNAATLFGGNELGYIDYPILDEHQ
- a CDS encoding LysR family transcriptional regulator: MDKFSDMEMFVSIVKHQGLAVAGRDLGLSPATMTARLQALEERYGVKFLNRSTRHLSLTDEGALYHKACLEILDSVGDVENLIQNGVNDVKGPLKIVAPKDIGKQYILKILSEFSEKYPEVVPYLYLSDHISNIAESGIDIVIRYGELDDSSLISRRLSPSQRVLCASPAYLTKYGTPIKPQDLTGHDCLAMVRNGEELKTWHFREQNAKESITVVAKRFSDDGEVIRQWALDGAGIALKSLLDVQDDINNQRLVVVLDGYMTNFNASTLASSADLHVVYVSKKYQPKRIRLFLDFLFERFSELV